The genomic interval GGCATAGATCTCGCGCCTGGGCCGCCCCGAGAGCTCGACTGCATGCGCCACGGCGTCCTTGACGCTGTTTGTGGCGAGCTGCGTGCGCAGGAGGTCGTCCAGCGCGTCCGGCGTCATGGCCTGGCTGTCGGCAGAAGGCGGCGCGATCACCAGCACGAACTCGCCACGTGTTTCCAGCGTAGCAGCGTCACGTGTCAGCTCACTGAGCGGCGCGCGCGAAATTTCTTCATGCAGCTTGGTCAGCTCGCGGCAGATCGCGGCCTCGCGGTCGCCCATGATCTCGGCGAGATCGGACAGGGTGTCCTGCACGCGATTGCCGGATTCGAACATCACGAGCGTCGCGTCGATGCGGGCAAGCTCGGACAGGCGGGTACGGCGCGCGACCGATTTCGCTGGCAGAAAACCTTCGAAGAAGAAGCGGTCGGTCGGCAAGGCCGCGACCGAGAGCGCCGCAAGCACCGAGGAGGGGCCGGGCAGGGCGAACACCGCATGGCCCGCGGCCGAGACCTCGCGCACCAGCTTGAAGCCGGGATCGGAGATCAGCGGCGTGCCGGCATCGGACACCAGCG from Bradyrhizobium arachidis carries:
- the rsmI gene encoding 16S rRNA (cytidine(1402)-2'-O)-methyltransferase; this encodes MRAKPAPTNTPESLAEPAARGFSIDAHRFVAPKAAAGLYLVATPIGNLGDITLRALQTLAGVDIIACEDTRITRRLTERYAISAQLKPYHEHNAEAARPKILERLSQGGSIALVSDAGTPLISDPGFKLVREVSAAGHAVFALPGPSSVLAALSVAALPTDRFFFEGFLPAKSVARRTRLSELARIDATLVMFESGNRVQDTLSDLAEIMGDREAAICRELTKLHEEISRAPLSELTRDAATLETRGEFVLVIAPPSADSQAMTPDALDDLLRTQLATNSVKDAVAHAVELSGRPRREIYARALELAKDLRGDDGQD